In a genomic window of Flavobacterium sp. KACC 22761:
- a CDS encoding aldo/keto reductase, translating into MKYNRCGKSGLLLPEISLGLWHNFGSVDNFENAESIAIEAFDKGITHFDLANNYGPVPGSAEENFGKILWHNFQGNLRDEIVISTKAGYTMWKGPYGDWGSRKYLLSSLDQSLKRMNIDYVDIFYSHRPDPETPIEETMLALDHAVRSGKALYVGISNYSAEQTRVAVDVLKQLGTPCLIHQAKYSMLQRWVEDGLLDVLEEKGVGCIAFSPLAQGLLTDKYLNGIPENSRAHNPNGHLREDEVTQERIQKLIQLNEIAESRNQSLAQMALAWLQKDKRITSVLIGASSVKQLCNNIDCLQNTEFTHDELNTIEKILA; encoded by the coding sequence ATGAAATATAACAGATGCGGAAAAAGCGGGCTATTACTGCCTGAAATTTCCTTAGGATTATGGCATAACTTCGGCTCAGTTGATAATTTTGAAAATGCCGAAAGTATTGCTATTGAGGCTTTTGATAAAGGAATAACACACTTCGATTTAGCAAATAATTACGGACCGGTTCCAGGGTCTGCCGAAGAGAATTTTGGAAAAATATTATGGCATAATTTTCAAGGAAATCTACGTGACGAAATCGTAATTTCTACCAAAGCAGGCTATACAATGTGGAAAGGACCATACGGAGATTGGGGTTCGAGAAAATATTTGCTTTCGAGTTTAGATCAGAGTTTAAAACGAATGAATATCGATTATGTAGATATTTTCTACTCACATCGTCCAGACCCTGAAACGCCAATCGAAGAAACTATGTTGGCTTTAGATCACGCTGTAAGAAGCGGAAAAGCTCTATATGTCGGAATCAGCAATTATTCGGCAGAACAAACTCGAGTTGCTGTTGATGTATTGAAACAATTAGGAACGCCCTGTTTGATTCACCAAGCTAAATACTCAATGCTACAACGTTGGGTTGAAGATGGTTTATTAGATGTTTTAGAAGAAAAAGGAGTAGGCTGTATTGCGTTTTCGCCTTTGGCACAAGGCCTTTTGACTGATAAATATTTAAACGGAATTCCTGAAAACTCACGCGCGCATAATCCGAACGGGCATTTGAGAGAAGATGAAGTTACGCAGGAAAGAATTCAGAAATTAATTCAGTTGAATGAAATTGCAGAGAGCAGAAATCAATCTTTAGCACAAATGGCTTTGGCTTGGTTGCAGAAAGATAAACGAATTACCTCTGTTTTAATTGGAGCAAGTTCTGTAAAACAATTGTGTAATAATATTGATTGTCTGCAAAATACGGAATTTACGCATGATGAATTGAATACGATTGAGAAGATATTAGCTTAA
- a CDS encoding glycoside hydrolase family 26 protein, with protein sequence MKKNILAIFIILFIGTSCSSKSIVSDTNLSISDKKATPETVALYKKLNQLIQKGYLFGHQDDLAYGVNWKYENGRSDVKETAGDYPAVYGWDIAGLEKDDYKNIDGVPFDKMKQYIKEANERGGISTISWHFDNPATGKNAWDNTPNTIKTILPGGENHKKFTSRLDKASVFFLSLKDKKGKNIPILFRPYHELTGGWFWWGKGNCTPEEFKAIWKFTFEYLQKKGVHNLIYIYNTSSFGTKEDFLANYPGDNYADILSFDSYQNNDDKDGKKFIDEVQKQLKIINEIGLEKHKLIAIAEAGYEAVPDPKWWTGTLNKAIGDYKISYVLLWRNHGWQEKEQKMHYYAPFSGQVSEKDFIDFYNLDKTLFEKDIQKVLK encoded by the coding sequence ATGAAAAAAAACATACTTGCTATTTTTATAATCCTATTTATAGGAACTTCATGCTCTTCAAAAAGCATTGTAAGTGATACTAATTTGTCAATTTCAGATAAAAAAGCGACACCTGAAACTGTAGCACTTTATAAAAAACTAAATCAATTAATCCAGAAAGGATATCTTTTCGGGCATCAAGACGACCTTGCTTATGGCGTAAATTGGAAATATGAAAACGGCCGAAGCGATGTCAAAGAAACAGCAGGAGATTATCCAGCAGTTTATGGCTGGGATATCGCGGGTTTGGAAAAAGACGATTATAAAAATATCGACGGAGTTCCTTTTGATAAAATGAAGCAATACATAAAAGAAGCAAATGAACGTGGCGGAATTTCGACAATAAGCTGGCATTTTGACAATCCCGCAACCGGAAAAAATGCTTGGGACAACACCCCAAATACGATCAAAACAATTTTGCCTGGCGGCGAAAATCATAAAAAATTTACTTCTAGGCTTGATAAAGCTTCCGTTTTCTTTCTGTCTTTGAAAGATAAAAAAGGGAAAAACATTCCGATACTTTTCAGACCTTATCACGAACTTACTGGAGGCTGGTTTTGGTGGGGAAAAGGAAATTGTACGCCTGAAGAATTCAAAGCAATATGGAAATTCACCTTTGAATACCTTCAAAAAAAGGGCGTTCACAACCTAATTTATATTTACAATACTAGCAGTTTTGGCACAAAAGAAGATTTTCTCGCGAATTATCCTGGCGATAATTATGCCGATATTTTGAGCTTTGACAGTTATCAAAATAATGACGACAAAGACGGCAAAAAATTCATTGACGAAGTTCAGAAGCAACTTAAAATTATAAACGAAATTGGTTTAGAAAAACACAAATTAATCGCCATTGCCGAAGCAGGTTACGAAGCTGTTCCAGATCCAAAATGGTGGACAGGAACTTTAAACAAAGCGATTGGTGATTACAAAATATCTTATGTTTTGCTTTGGAGAAACCACGGCTGGCAAGAGAAGGAACAAAAAATGCATTATTACGCTCCGTTTTCAGGACAAGTCAGCGAAAAGGATTTTATCGATTTTTACAACCTCGATAAAACGCTCTTTGAAAAAGACATTCAAAAAGTTTTAAAATAA
- a CDS encoding MFS transporter, with amino-acid sequence MHDKINLKEKIGYGLGDAASSMFWKIFSMYLLFFYTDVFGLAPAVVGTMFLITRIWDSCFDPIVGIIADRTKTKWGKFRPYLLWVAVPFAVIGVLTFYTPDFDEKGKIIYAYVTYSLMMMIYSLINVPYASLLGVMSSDRKERTTLSSYRMVFAFGGSLLALWLIEPLVNYFGGSLNSKTGWLITIAVFGFITTAFFWACFFFTKERVKPIENEESNLKEDLKDLLQNRPWWILLGAGIGTLVFNSIRDGAAVYYFKYYVSSSINFDFSLFGTDFHMTPTSIYLVLGQAANIIGVILATPIANKIGKKKTFFGAMALASILSMIFYFFGKEDVFLIMTFQLLISICAGCIFPLIWSMYADSADYSEWKQGRRATGLIFSASSMSQKFGWTIGGAGAGWLLGYYGFQANVEQTATAQHGIQLMLSILPAIAAAISVAFILFYPLSEEKLQTIEQDLNEKRDQKI; translated from the coding sequence ATGCACGACAAAATTAATTTAAAAGAAAAAATCGGTTACGGTCTTGGAGACGCTGCATCATCCATGTTTTGGAAAATTTTCAGCATGTATCTTCTCTTTTTCTATACCGATGTTTTCGGATTAGCGCCGGCTGTCGTAGGAACCATGTTTTTAATTACAAGAATCTGGGATTCCTGTTTTGACCCTATCGTAGGAATCATTGCCGACAGAACAAAAACAAAATGGGGGAAATTCAGACCCTATTTGCTGTGGGTTGCCGTGCCTTTTGCCGTAATTGGAGTTTTGACTTTTTATACTCCAGACTTTGATGAAAAAGGAAAAATCATCTACGCATACGTGACTTATTCGCTAATGATGATGATTTATTCCTTAATCAATGTTCCTTATGCTTCACTTTTGGGCGTAATGTCGTCTGACCGAAAAGAAAGAACAACTTTATCTTCATACCGAATGGTTTTTGCTTTTGGAGGAAGTCTTTTGGCACTTTGGCTGATAGAACCTTTGGTGAACTATTTTGGTGGGAGCCTGAACTCTAAAACAGGCTGGTTAATCACAATTGCCGTTTTCGGATTTATTACAACAGCATTTTTCTGGGCTTGTTTTTTCTTTACCAAAGAAAGAGTAAAACCAATTGAAAACGAAGAATCAAATTTAAAAGAAGATCTAAAAGATTTACTTCAAAACCGTCCTTGGTGGATTTTATTAGGCGCAGGAATTGGGACTTTAGTTTTTAACTCTATCCGAGATGGTGCGGCCGTTTATTATTTCAAATATTATGTAAGCAGTTCTATCAACTTTGATTTTTCGCTTTTTGGAACTGATTTCCACATGACGCCAACTTCCATCTATTTGGTTTTGGGTCAAGCGGCAAATATTATCGGAGTGATTTTGGCAACTCCAATTGCGAACAAAATTGGGAAGAAAAAGACCTTTTTCGGAGCAATGGCTCTGGCTTCAATTTTAAGCATGATTTTCTATTTCTTCGGAAAAGAAGATGTTTTCCTAATTATGACTTTCCAACTTTTAATCAGTATTTGTGCGGGTTGTATTTTTCCATTAATCTGGTCAATGTATGCAGACAGCGCCGATTATTCGGAATGGAAACAAGGACGTCGTGCAACTGGATTAATATTTTCAGCTTCATCAATGTCACAAAAATTCGGATGGACAATTGGTGGTGCTGGCGCCGGATGGCTTTTGGGTTATTACGGTTTTCAAGCCAATGTTGAACAAACTGCCACAGCACAACACGGAATTCAGTTAATGTTAAGTATACTTCCTGCAATCGCAGCAGCAATATCAGTCGCTTTTATCTTATTCTATCCTTTATCTGAAGAAAAACTGCAAACGATCGAACAAGATTTAAACGAAAAAAGAGACCAAAAAATTTAA
- a CDS encoding glycoside hydrolase family 26 protein: protein MKTTFLKIAFLSLSILTIVSCSSDKEDSGEVIIDPPTQDDPLTTTNAPTYMVDANATKETVALFYNLKRLAKTKTAIGQQDAFNSFYQDVGGDSDIKKNTGYDPAILGSDFMFITDKSNDGTANNWFYQQEQKIVADVKVAYSKGMINTFCWHLREPNKEESFYAADMTSDQKTTAYKSILPGGTNNEWYKKKLDKVASVISNLKGTNGELIPIIFRPFHEFDGSWFWWGASFSTSDEYKKAYQFTVDYLKNTKGVHNILYAFSPDNSYTILSDYLSRYPGDNYVDIIGMDNYGDFDNQGQTGADRANSKLKMLSDYAKTKVKIAALTETGYRVTSTTPAITDWFSTLLYSALTKNEIQISYVMFWNNNKDGYYVPNGSVSNATDFKTFATKSKSALVNSLPKMYEMPK from the coding sequence ATGAAAACAACATTTCTTAAAATAGCATTTCTCAGCTTATCAATTTTAACCATTGTTAGTTGCTCTTCAGATAAAGAAGATTCCGGAGAAGTCATAATCGATCCGCCAACACAGGATGATCCTTTAACGACCACAAACGCACCAACCTATATGGTCGATGCAAATGCTACTAAAGAAACAGTTGCCTTATTTTACAATTTAAAAAGATTAGCGAAAACCAAAACTGCAATTGGTCAACAAGATGCTTTTAATAGTTTTTATCAAGATGTTGGAGGCGATTCAGATATCAAAAAAAACACGGGTTATGATCCTGCAATTTTAGGTTCGGATTTTATGTTTATTACCGATAAAAGCAATGATGGCACAGCAAATAATTGGTTTTATCAACAAGAACAAAAAATTGTTGCTGATGTAAAAGTCGCTTATTCAAAAGGAATGATAAATACATTTTGCTGGCATTTACGAGAACCAAACAAAGAAGAATCTTTTTATGCAGCCGATATGACATCGGACCAAAAAACTACTGCTTACAAAAGTATTTTGCCTGGCGGAACAAATAACGAATGGTACAAGAAAAAACTGGATAAAGTTGCCAGTGTTATCTCAAACTTAAAAGGGACAAACGGCGAATTGATTCCGATAATTTTTAGGCCTTTTCATGAATTTGATGGAAGCTGGTTTTGGTGGGGAGCAAGTTTTTCGACATCTGATGAATACAAAAAAGCCTATCAATTCACGGTTGATTACTTAAAAAACACAAAAGGTGTTCACAACATTTTATATGCTTTTTCTCCTGACAATTCGTACACTATTCTATCTGATTATTTGAGTCGTTATCCGGGTGATAATTATGTTGACATCATCGGGATGGATAATTATGGTGATTTTGATAATCAAGGACAAACGGGAGCTGACAGAGCTAATAGCAAACTGAAAATGCTGTCAGACTATGCAAAAACAAAAGTAAAAATCGCTGCTTTAACTGAAACAGGTTATCGCGTAACAAGTACAACACCTGCCATTACCGATTGGTTTTCGACACTTTTATACAGTGCATTAACTAAAAATGAAATTCAAATCAGTTATGTAATGTTTTGGAACAACAACAAAGACGGATATTATGTTCCAAATGGTTCGGTTTCAAATGCGACTGATTTTAAAACTTTTGCAACAAAATCAAAATCGGCATTAGTGAATTCTTTGCCGAAGATGTATGAAATGCCGAAATAA
- a CDS encoding glycosidase: protein MTTIASSVGFQDRKAALEKEHKTLIEQKNAPEENAGNGIYQRYQNPVVTAAHVPLNWRFDLNEKTNPFLQERIGMNAAFNAGAMKWNKKYLLAVRVEGIDRKSFFAIAESPNGIDNFKFWEKPCVIPQTEEPDTNVYDMRLINHEDGWVYGIFCTERKDPKAPKGDTSSAVANAGIVRSKDLVSWERLPDLISNTGQQRNVVLHPEFVNGKYALYTRPQDGFIDVGSGGGIGLGYVDDMTNPIVKDEKIIFGKQYHTIYELKNGLGPAPIKTEKGWLHLAHGVRNTAAGLRYTLYMFMTDLNDITKVTHVPAGHFMGPEGIERVGDVSNVLFSNGWIEDTDGTVYIYYASSDTRMHVAVSSVAKLIDYVTNTPEDTFISAGSVKTIISQIDKNNAI from the coding sequence ATGACAACAATAGCATCTTCAGTTGGTTTTCAAGATCGAAAAGCAGCATTAGAAAAAGAACATAAAACACTCATTGAGCAAAAAAATGCTCCTGAAGAAAATGCAGGAAACGGAATCTATCAGCGTTATCAAAACCCTGTTGTTACTGCGGCTCACGTGCCTTTGAACTGGCGTTTTGATTTAAACGAAAAAACAAATCCGTTTTTGCAGGAAAGAATCGGGATGAATGCTGCTTTCAACGCTGGCGCAATGAAATGGAACAAGAAATATTTGCTTGCAGTACGTGTTGAAGGAATCGACAGAAAATCTTTTTTTGCTATTGCAGAAAGTCCAAACGGAATTGATAATTTCAAATTTTGGGAAAAACCATGTGTAATTCCGCAAACCGAAGAACCGGATACAAACGTTTATGATATGCGCTTGATTAACCACGAAGACGGCTGGGTTTATGGTATTTTTTGTACCGAAAGAAAAGATCCAAAAGCACCAAAAGGCGATACAAGTTCGGCTGTAGCCAATGCCGGAATCGTGCGTTCTAAGGATTTAGTAAGCTGGGAAAGACTTCCTGATTTGATCTCGAACACAGGACAACAACGAAATGTAGTATTGCATCCTGAATTCGTAAACGGAAAATACGCTTTATACACGCGTCCACAAGATGGTTTTATTGATGTAGGTTCAGGAGGTGGAATCGGTTTAGGATATGTTGACGACATGACAAATCCTATCGTGAAAGACGAAAAAATCATTTTCGGGAAACAATATCATACTATTTATGAACTCAAAAATGGTCTTGGCCCAGCTCCAATCAAAACAGAAAAAGGCTGGTTGCATTTGGCACATGGCGTTCGTAATACTGCGGCAGGTTTGCGTTATACACTTTATATGTTCATGACCGATTTAAATGATATCACAAAAGTAACGCACGTTCCAGCAGGCCATTTTATGGGTCCAGAAGGAATTGAAAGAGTTGGCGACGTATCAAATGTATTGTTTTCAAATGGATGGATCGAAGATACTGACGGAACAGTTTACATTTATTATGCATCATCAGATACGCGAATGCATGTTGCGGTTTCATCAGTTGCAAAACTAATTGATTACGTTACAAATACCCCAGAAGATACTTTTATTTCTGCAGGTTCTGTAAAAACAATCATCAGCCAAATCGATAAAAATAACGCAATATAA
- a CDS encoding AGE family epimerase/isomerase yields MSAKLKQLKSELSAELDAILKYWSKHTIDNQNGGFIGQIDFNDHILANSEKGSVLNARILWSFSASYQVTKKEEHKELAKRAFEFLSKYFYDTEFGGLFWSINVDKTPKDTKNQIYALAFAIYGLSEYYAISKDNQALEIAINLYLKIQEHSYDSENKGYFEAFTRDWQNIDDLRLSEKDANEKKTMNTHLHIVEAYANLFKVWKDKTLQSDIIGLLETIHKYFINTKTGHLRLFFDENWVEKPDVISYGHDVEAAWLLLQCAEISEDKSLISRYQKHAVLMAEVTKEGLDSDGGLWYEFDPKNNELVAEKHWWVQAEALIGFYNAYQLTDDETYLDIVFKNWDFIKKHIIDKQNGEWFWGIYRDYSLIEKDKAGFWKCPYHNSRACLELINRIKTQK; encoded by the coding sequence GTGTCAGCAAAACTAAAGCAATTAAAATCTGAACTTTCAGCAGAACTTGACGCTATTTTAAAATATTGGTCAAAACATACGATCGATAATCAAAATGGCGGTTTTATTGGGCAAATTGATTTCAACGATCACATCCTCGCTAATTCTGAAAAAGGCTCGGTTTTAAATGCCCGAATTTTATGGTCTTTTTCTGCCAGTTATCAGGTAACTAAAAAAGAAGAGCATAAAGAATTGGCTAAAAGGGCTTTTGAATTTCTTTCAAAATATTTTTATGATACCGAATTTGGAGGTTTATTTTGGAGCATAAATGTAGACAAAACTCCGAAAGACACTAAAAATCAAATTTACGCTCTGGCTTTTGCGATTTATGGATTATCTGAATATTATGCTATTTCTAAAGATAATCAAGCTTTAGAAATAGCCATCAATTTATATTTAAAAATCCAGGAACACAGTTACGATTCTGAAAACAAAGGTTATTTTGAAGCCTTTACCCGAGATTGGCAAAATATTGATGATTTGCGTTTAAGCGAAAAAGACGCCAACGAGAAAAAAACAATGAATACGCATTTGCATATTGTAGAAGCTTATGCGAATTTGTTTAAAGTCTGGAAAGACAAAACGCTCCAAAGTGATATTATAGGATTGCTTGAAACTATTCACAAGTATTTCATCAACACTAAAACCGGGCATTTACGTTTGTTTTTTGATGAAAACTGGGTCGAAAAACCAGATGTAATTTCATACGGCCATGATGTTGAGGCCGCTTGGCTTTTATTACAATGCGCCGAAATATCTGAAGACAAAAGCTTGATTTCACGTTATCAAAAACACGCTGTTTTGATGGCCGAAGTTACGAAGGAAGGTTTAGATTCTGATGGTGGTTTGTGGTACGAATTTGATCCAAAAAACAATGAATTAGTTGCCGAAAAACATTGGTGGGTTCAGGCAGAAGCTTTAATTGGCTTTTATAATGCCTACCAATTAACAGATGACGAAACGTATTTAGATATTGTTTTTAAAAATTGGGATTTCATTAAAAAACATATTATTGACAAACAAAACGGCGAGTGGTTTTGGGGAATTTATCGTGATTATTCGTTAATCGAAAAAGACAAAGCAGGTTTCTGGAAATGTCCTTATCACAATAGCCGTGCATGTTTAGAGCTTATCAATCGAATAAAAACGCAAAAATGA
- a CDS encoding AraC family transcriptional regulator has translation MSNAKNFYREIAPLSAGDSFLVFDRVKDSFDFPVHYHPEFEINFILNGKGVKRVVGDNIEEIDNVELVLIGPNLYHGWELNKCTSKKIHEITIQFHNDLFHESLLSRRIMNPIRDMFNRSIHGILFSKKTAEELTPRLVRLSKLDGMDYFLEITSLLYDLANSRNQRLLSTYTVDYDTFDDYDKMKLVYEYVQKNFADKITLEDAANVASMSIISFNRFIKKRTGKTFVNYINDIRIGYAARWLVEKDMSVSEVAFKSGFNNIANFNRSFKATKNCTPSQYREEFSGLKRIL, from the coding sequence ATGAGCAACGCTAAAAATTTTTATAGAGAAATCGCACCGCTATCGGCTGGAGATAGTTTTTTGGTTTTTGACAGAGTTAAGGATAGTTTTGATTTTCCTGTTCATTATCATCCAGAGTTTGAGATCAATTTTATCTTAAATGGAAAAGGAGTGAAGCGTGTTGTTGGAGATAATATTGAGGAAATCGACAATGTTGAATTGGTTTTAATTGGGCCAAATTTATATCATGGTTGGGAGTTGAATAAATGCACGAGCAAAAAAATTCATGAAATCACAATACAGTTTCATAATGATTTATTTCACGAATCGTTGCTTTCAAGACGAATCATGAATCCGATCCGAGATATGTTTAACAGATCGATCCATGGAATTCTTTTTTCAAAAAAAACAGCCGAAGAATTGACGCCAAGGCTTGTAAGACTGTCTAAATTAGACGGAATGGATTATTTTTTGGAAATTACTTCCTTATTATATGATCTGGCAAATTCCAGAAATCAGCGTTTGCTTTCTACTTATACGGTAGATTATGATACGTTTGATGATTATGATAAAATGAAGTTGGTTTATGAATATGTTCAGAAAAACTTTGCTGATAAAATCACTTTAGAAGATGCTGCAAATGTGGCAAGCATGTCTATAATTTCTTTTAATCGATTTATTAAAAAACGCACAGGAAAAACTTTTGTCAACTATATTAACGATATCCGAATAGGATATGCGGCACGCTGGCTGGTTGAGAAAGATATGAGTGTTTCTGAAGTCGCTTTTAAATCTGGTTTCAATAATATTGCCAACTTTAATCGTAGTTTTAAAGCGACCAAAAATTGCACTCCTAGCCAATATCGCGAAGAATTTTCGGGATTGAAACGTATTTTATAG
- a CDS encoding glycoside hydrolase 5 family protein — MKNIFLKTLAFTLFFAAIACQAQERITVKGTQFYKGDKPYAYIGTNYWYGSLLASKKVGDRKRLLQELDLMQKNGIDNLRILVGGDGGKYDFTVRPALQYDQGKYDADLLDGLDFLINEMRKRKMYAVLYLTNNWEWSGGMSQYLEWNGKGPIPVPGIAPNTWPQFMAYTEQFHSCEPCMKALENHVKFIMGRTNAYSHKKYTEDNTIMAWQVGNEPRLFTVENEAKFTVWLNNIVNLMDSLDKNHLISTGSEGLNSSNDDIGIFERTHQNPNIDYLTMHIWPKNWGWFKADNAEKTLPPTLENAGKYIDKHVAVANHLKRPIIIEEFGLGRENESLLPTSSVANRNIFYNYIFSRVAESVKNNGALQGANFWGFGGEGKAINESGKWSPGDPLTTDPPQEPQGLNSVFSSDQSTLGIVRKYNLQFKK; from the coding sequence ATGAAAAATATATTTCTCAAAACCCTCGCATTCACTTTATTTTTTGCTGCAATCGCTTGTCAGGCGCAGGAACGAATTACAGTAAAAGGAACGCAATTTTATAAGGGCGATAAACCGTACGCATACATTGGAACAAATTATTGGTACGGAAGTTTGCTGGCTTCTAAAAAAGTGGGTGATCGTAAAAGATTGCTTCAGGAACTCGATTTGATGCAAAAAAACGGAATCGATAATTTGAGAATTTTAGTTGGCGGAGACGGCGGAAAATATGATTTTACTGTTCGTCCGGCTTTACAATATGACCAAGGAAAATATGACGCAGATTTACTCGACGGATTAGATTTCCTGATCAATGAAATGCGCAAACGAAAAATGTATGCTGTTTTGTATTTGACCAATAATTGGGAATGGTCTGGTGGCATGTCGCAATATTTAGAATGGAACGGCAAAGGCCCGATTCCGGTTCCAGGAATTGCACCAAATACTTGGCCTCAATTTATGGCTTATACAGAACAATTTCATAGTTGCGAACCATGCATGAAAGCTTTAGAAAATCATGTAAAGTTTATTATGGGAAGAACAAACGCCTATTCTCACAAAAAATATACTGAAGACAACACAATTATGGCATGGCAAGTTGGGAATGAACCAAGGCTTTTTACGGTTGAAAATGAAGCAAAATTTACAGTTTGGCTTAACAATATTGTAAACTTAATGGACAGTTTAGACAAAAACCATTTGATTTCAACAGGTTCTGAAGGATTGAACAGCTCGAATGACGATATCGGAATTTTTGAAAGAACACATCAAAATCCGAATATTGATTATTTGACTATGCACATTTGGCCAAAAAACTGGGGTTGGTTTAAAGCTGATAATGCTGAAAAAACTTTGCCTCCGACACTGGAAAATGCTGGAAAATATATTGACAAACATGTGGCCGTTGCAAACCATTTAAAGCGACCAATTATTATTGAAGAATTTGGTTTGGGAAGAGAAAACGAAAGTTTGCTACCAACATCATCAGTAGCAAACAGAAACATTTTTTATAATTATATTTTTAGCCGAGTTGCAGAAAGCGTTAAAAACAACGGCGCCTTGCAAGGAGCAAATTTCTGGGGATTTGGTGGAGAAGGAAAAGCCATAAACGAATCTGGAAAATGGAGTCCCGGAGATCCTTTAACCACCGACCCGCCTCAAGAACCACAGGGTTTGAATTCTGTTTTTTCTTCAGATCAATCGACTTTGGGAATTGTGAGAAAATACAATTTACAATTCAAAAAATAA